In Triticum aestivum cultivar Chinese Spring chromosome 5B, IWGSC CS RefSeq v2.1, whole genome shotgun sequence, the following proteins share a genomic window:
- the LOC123117578 gene encoding cell number regulator 10, which translates to MEMKPAAQPVTGVPVGAAPVAWSSGLFDCFDDCGLCCVTYWCPCITFGKVAEIVDRGSTSCGTSGALYALLCSLTGCQWIYSCTYRSKMRAQYALPDGPCCDCCVHFCCEPCALVQQYKELKARGYDPEIGWHLNMERHSAGAVNPPGVQEMGR; encoded by the coding sequence ATGGAGATGAAGCCCGCCGCGCAGCCGGTCACGGGCGTCCCCGTGGGCGCGGCGCCCGTCGCCTGGTCCTCCGGCCTCTTTGACTGCTTCGACGACTGCGGCCTCTGCTGCGTGACCTACTGGTGCCCGTGCATCACGTTCGGCAAGGTGGCGGAGATCGTGGACCGGGGGTCGACGTCGTGCGGGACGAGCGGCGCGCTCTACGCGCTCCTGTGCTCGCTCACGGGCTGCCAGTGGATCTACTCCTGCACCTACCGCTCCAAGATGCGCGCCCAGTACGCGCTCCCGGACGGGCCCTGCTGCGACTGCTGTGTCCACTTCTGCTGCGAGCCGTGCGCGCTCGTCCAGCAGTACAAGGAGCTCAAGGCCCGCGGCTACGACCCCGAGATCGGCTGGCACCTCAACATGGAGCGCCACAGCGCCGGCGCTGTCAACCCGCCCGGCGTGCAGGAGATGGGCCGCTAG